Proteins from a genomic interval of Halorubrum depositum:
- a CDS encoding transcription initiation factor IIB has product MSQARSTRARSHRTEMTDRSAETTDAEGTTGTATAEETATAVDECPECGGRTRVDAAERVCVDCGLVVEADRIDHGPEWRSFDDDDTNPKRTGAPLTRSRHDRGLSTEIGRSTRVKGRKRRRLARMRTQHNRAQISTKRDRNKVYAYTEIRRLTGVLELPDSVRDTACALFDSAQEESLLRGRSLEGFSAACVYVACRTADVARTVGEVCAEAKATEDEHQAAFDAMNRELGLPIGPTGPAEYLPRFASDLGCAADVERRAGELAERAVEEGIANGRNPVGVAAACLYTAARQLDADCTQREAADVADVTPVTVRRTYVDLTEE; this is encoded by the coding sequence CGCGGAGACGACCGACGCGGAGGGAACGACGGGGACCGCGACCGCCGAGGAGACCGCGACCGCCGTCGACGAGTGCCCCGAGTGCGGCGGCCGGACCCGCGTCGACGCCGCCGAGCGCGTCTGCGTCGACTGCGGGCTCGTCGTCGAGGCCGACCGGATCGACCACGGGCCGGAGTGGCGGTCGTTCGACGACGACGACACGAACCCCAAGCGCACCGGCGCGCCCCTGACGCGCTCCCGGCACGACCGCGGGCTCTCGACGGAGATCGGGCGGTCGACCCGCGTGAAGGGGCGCAAGCGCCGGCGGCTCGCTCGGATGCGGACCCAGCACAACCGCGCGCAGATCTCGACCAAGCGGGACCGCAACAAGGTGTACGCGTACACCGAGATCCGGCGGCTGACCGGCGTCTTGGAGCTCCCCGACAGCGTCCGGGACACGGCCTGCGCGCTGTTCGACTCCGCGCAAGAGGAGAGCCTGCTGCGCGGCCGGTCGCTGGAGGGCTTTTCGGCCGCCTGCGTCTACGTCGCCTGTCGCACCGCGGACGTCGCCCGAACCGTCGGCGAGGTCTGCGCGGAGGCGAAGGCGACGGAAGACGAGCACCAAGCGGCCTTCGACGCGATGAACCGCGAACTCGGACTCCCGATCGGGCCGACCGGTCCCGCGGAGTACCTCCCGCGGTTCGCGAGCGACCTCGGCTGCGCGGCCGACGTGGAACGCCGCGCCGGCGAGCTCGCCGAGCGCGCCGTGGAGGAAGGGATCGCGAACGGCCGCAACCCGGTCGGCGTCGCCGCCGCCTGCCTGTACACGGCGGCCCGCCAGCTGGACGCCGACTGCACGCAGCGGGAGGCGGCCGACGTCGCGGACGTGACGCCCGTGACGGTCCGCCGAACCTACGTCGATCTGACCGAGGAGTGA